Below is a window of Populus trichocarpa isolate Nisqually-1 chromosome 3, P.trichocarpa_v4.1, whole genome shotgun sequence DNA.
AGTATTTTGTCTTGTAGCCCTGGGGATTGTTGCTGCAGAGATAGTGTCCGTTTGCTCTTCTTCATCATCGGATAGCACAGATTCTGTGTAAAGAGAGACGTCCATAGAGTGTTTGACTGTTGTGAGGGAAGGGATGAACTCACCCTTGATTTCATTCAAAAGGACCTCAACTTGTATTCCGTCAAGCTTGAGACTCACCTCATCATGCAAAGGTTCCATTTTTATGGTTCTAATAAGAACCCTGATACCTGATATTGACCCCTGACTAACACATGTTGTGTCGTAGCCAGCAATAGTTCCCCAACTCTGCAGAATAGTGTCAAAGCAGTTTCTGTTCCAACCTTCCATTGGTAAGCCAAAGATGGCTATCCAAGCAAATCTATCATAAGCTCTAGTCCTTCCTTCCCACTGTCTAAGGTTGCTGAGTAGTGATTTCAAAATGGACCCCTCATTGTCTTGTTCTTTCTTTGAAGCCAACTGGTCCGTAAAGGTGATGATCACCTGACTAGCTCCTAGGAATCTGAAGCTCACAGTATTAGCAATTGATTTCAATATCGTTGCCTCCAGGGTTGCGACGTCAACATTTGGCAGAATATTTCCTACCAAGCTCCTATATAACCATTCCTTATCTTCCTCCGTGGATACATATTGCACCATTCTTCTTCTCGTAGTGGCTATTTGAGGTTTTGTGTTTGTGAGTACCTCAGCAAAAGATCTATGATCTATCAAAGAAAGCTGGGGGTGGTATGGTGTTGCAGGCTTGGGTACGTGTTTTGGTGGTGAAGGGGAAGTTTTAAGGGAGTGATGTTTAGCTGGGTTCACTATTAGTTTGTATGTATCAAACCAAATCCGGCTGGCTTGATCACAGAGAGTTGAGACAGATAAGGAGGATGAAATGTCCACAAATCCAAAGCGTCTTCCAAGAACAGTTTTTCGCTTTGATACAAAAAGTTTGATAACCCGGCCAAGTTTGAAAAAAGCCCTTTTCAGATCTTGATAGTCCACCCATGAAGGAAATCTCTCAAAGAACAGCTTAACATGTTCTGCTGCATCATTGGTGATGGAGGGACAGGGTGCAGGGACAGGGGTTTTGCAGGTAGGTGCAAAGGATGGAACAGGTATGGGAAGGTTTGTATCCGGAAATTTTTGAGAAGGTGAGGTTGTTATGTTGTTTTGAGAAAGGTGTTTAGCATGGTGGTCTGAGGATTTTGGAGGAGCCGTGTAGGTGGTGcgttgggggggggggtggaGCGAGGTGTTTAGCTGGGACATTCTCACAAACCTCTCTTAGATCGAAAGTCTTGTTACTGACTGTATTACCTTGTTTGATATATGCACATGAACCACCAAGCACTGCAGCTGCTCTCGCAGTCAAAACCTCAAACACAAGGTGGGCATTCAGGTCACCTTCAGCCGTCCAGGCCGCGAGCTCAGGCCCTGGGACATGCTCAATTTGCACCGGCAATATTCTAAAGGACCCACGCTACAACTTACCTGTACAGCACTGTCCAGCGTGGTATCTGTATTtcctaatagaaagaaaaagctTCACACAACAAGGTCATGGGACTTCATGGGATTTTCACGAAGGCTTTCTCTGAAAACACTATATAACACAAGGCAATTCCAAGCATATTGTATCTGACAGACCAGACACAAAAAACAGATCAAATCCACTTTCAAAACCCTTTTTCAACCATGGATAATCTGACCTGACTCGAACTCCCTAACCCAGCTTCACCTCCTCCGGCTGTACCTCCACATCCAGATACGCCTCCAGTTCATAACCCCACCCCGTCTCCGGTTCCGTTGCCTCTACTACTACTAGGAATCCCCTTATCTAAAGAGGAAACTCTGTTCATCAAGTCGGGAAGATTCATATATAtagacagagaaagagagagagagagaggagaacaaATTAAGCTCTCTCACTAATATTGCTCCGGTCAATAATGTCATCGTCAGAAACTAGGTCACCGTTGTCATTACTGTTTCGAAGACGGTCGAGTGGAGATGTCACAAAGAATTTAGCCTCAGTTTCAAGCAGCCTTTTACCAGCTTTTGGAATTGATGTTGATGATGGTTACTTGCACCTGAAGAAATATGTTATTGCTCCTTATGATAGAAGATACCGGTAATGTTTTGTGTTACTTTCTTTCTGACTGGCACCTGAAGAAATCAAGCATATGACCGATAATGTTTTGCTGGTTATTTGTACTTTCTAGATCAAAGTCATGAAGGAGACTTATTTCcttgaaataaatgaaatgtaCCAGAGAATTGCTGCCAAGTTACAGCAGGTATGTAAAACCTCTAggcgaaaaattataaattgactagtttcatgtaaaacaaaaagaaaacaatttgtaACTCTCGATTGGGTTATcagaaaattctgaaaatttacgtggagccttctaatatgattccttagcttgggttaaaatttcagaagttttagagaaattcagaaatttgacgaaaaatcacaatttgactagttttacgttattggacgtaattttAAATCCGACCATCaaattgagttgaaattttatgaggaaccttaaaataaataaaatctatttaaaattttaggatgaatgGAGCTCGGCAGTGCTATCAAAGAATAAGGACCGTCAAATGGAAGCAAAAAGACTCATAAGGGTAAAATGgtaatttgccattaaaaataaaacaaggcagCCCCTTTTCTGTTATGAACTGCTGACTGGGCAGTAacaaatgtgaaaagaaaaaaaaagaaaataagaaaagaacatgagaagttaagagaaaaacaagaaaaagcgAGAGAGAGCTTTGAAACTTGTAAGATTGAAAGACTTGGAACATTAAAttaaggaagaatcaagtgaaggaagataTAAGAAAGGTGAGGAGGGCTGGCCACactaggaggagaagaaaagttgGGAGAACTTAGATTGGTAAGCATGAAAAGTTTAGATTTTTACTTGAATGAagtgtttttgggtttatttgagtaagttatcaaacaatgacaattaaatttgatttaatttctcataatcttgatttttttaaaattagggttcttatgaGAATTTGgggattttgagaaaaatagtaaatatgatggaattgaggttgaatagTATAGAAATAGTGAATGGAAGtagtaattaagaaagaaattgaatagtTTTGAAGAAAAGAACTTGTAATTAAGGATGAGGAAATATAGGAATgaggttttgattgttttatgtttgagaaatgatgttctttttcttatttgaagtattcaaaatatgaacaagtgaagaaacatcataagaatgtgaaaagaaggaataaataaatggtaGGAAAAGTTCATGGGAGAATTCTTTAAGtgagttaaaagaagaaaattgattaaaactatatgttgaaaatgaggtgacaaatgaatgaaaattttgatgtaaaccccaattaaataaaagatattacatGCTTTAAATTTAGGCACGTAGGAGAAATGATAATGGATTAATAATGTAGTGCAATCTGATTGATTCAGGAGTTGTACCGGGAGCAGGGCATCAGGCAGGAGGAGCTGGGCTATCACGAGCAGACGGTAAGTGATTCatcactttcttttaaaattccaaGTTTCAGTATTAGTTATGAGTTGTTTATGACATGTTGATATGGAAGAAGTAGATGAAGAAACTGTTGGTATTATAATTGAGATGTCGGGTAGTTAGTATGAATTACCGGttggtatggaattaccggttggtTAGTATGAATTATTGGTTAGTATAGAATTACCGATTAGTATTGAATTACCGGTTGGTATGTGATTACCGGTTGGTTAGTATGAATTACCGGTTGATATGGAATTATCGGTTGGTATGTGATTGCCGGTTGGTTAGTATGAATTACCGGttggtatggaattaccggttgtattggctattgatagagaatagccggatgttgggtaattcgtatggaattaccggttagattggctattgatagagaatagccggatgttgggtaattcgtatggaatcaCCGGGTTGATTGTTGGCTATTTAAGAGGGCTAGCCGGGTTTGaggtaaaattatgaattaccaaattaaaaattaagcaatgaGTGTTGGTTACAGAGGTCCTATAAGTATaggattaataaattatgaatgagTTATTAATGTTGATATATAGTAAGTTGGTGATGaaagataatttgatatattttgaagacTTGTGAACATAATAGCTTTATCATCTTTAATGTGTtatctttcttatttcttattaatgatATGTATACAGGTTTTTCACGAGGTGATGCGGAGCGTTAAATATGGGCTTTTTGTTttaatctgtttattttgtGGGATGTAAtaaatttgctttatatgtaatttgtatTATATGTAGATTGTAATATATGTATCATGAAGATGTTTGCTTTTGGTACTTAtacatttaaaatgtattaGTAAGGAACTAATATTACTAAACTAttcaaaaagaatatttagtaattataattatgcatgtttaaaagATGGATGCATGTTAATGTAATAATTAGTTCAATATGaatcttttgagtttataattgtttgtagttaatgtgttatttgttgatgatgtaaggttgagaaaatacaatgaagtatagttatgtgaaatattatttgatgagaTGGGATATGATCCAAGATGGTTGGATCAAAGTGGAAGTTTTGAGTATTGTGATTGAATGAAGTCTAGTCAATAACTTGGTAACatcagaaaacaaaggaaacactgctgaaattttttttaaaaataaaaatctcataatctTAGACATACTATTCAATACTTGACATTAGTAAGgaaatgtttgagatttcatgaCATTTGAGGGTGTTACAAGGTAAATTGTCTCTGCAATTTCTTCTGGATTAGCTGTCCATGCATGATTATCTGCAATTTCCCTATGTTGAGcttttgtattaatttgttttcatcatCAGCATTGCCTGTCACTGTATCATCTGCACTAATCACCTACCCCTCGCCCCAACCGCCCCCACAACCATGCATCGACACAGAAGAATTGGaatagaaacattttttttcactaatgtTTTGCTACAAAGGAtcaatgtaatttttaattctcGTGTATGTTAACTTTGCTTTTCAGCTTGACTCTCATTCGCAACAACCGAAGTCAGAACAGCTTGAAAAGCTGGAGGTTTTCAAGGTCATGTTGGAGCGCTTGATAACATTCTTACAGTTCTCTAAAAACAACGTCACACCTAGTTTCAAGGAGAAATTGGGTTCCTATGAGAAGCAGATTGTAAGTTTTCTAAACCCAAGCAGATTCAGGAGGCCTATTCCTAATCTACAGCTCGGACAACTTCCCCAGCCTCCAGTTCATCAATTGCAGTCCCATGAAAATCAACTAAATCCCCAGTTGCAATCATTGAATGTGCAAGGTTCTATACCAACAATGCAGCAGAACAATATGTCAAGCTTGCAGCATGGTTCTCTTTCATCTTTATCTGGGGTTTCCATGTCACAACCAATTATGATGATGCGGGACGAGagattttaagaaaagaaaagggggaagAGAGAATGATATTGTAGCAAAAATTTCACAGGACTTGCTACAAATCCAAGCCAAAATATTTGAGCTTGTCATGTTGAATCATCTCTTCTAGAATTTTGTCCTTTTTCCTGCCTGGGGCATCAAACATCAAACATGACCTGAAATGTTGAGGAAACAGAAGGGaggtgtttttttaaacacaaggCAGATTTTTATGAGGGCAAATCTTCAGCGTTTCAACAGGGATTAACTTTTCTCAAAAGGAGCTTTGGTTTAATTCCTACAAGCTGCGGGAAAATCTTCAGCGTTTCGACAGGCagattaaattttcttaaaaggGGCTTTGGTTTGATTCCTACATGCTGCGGGAAAATCTTCAGCGTTTCGATAGGCAGCCTCAATCTGCGAGCACTCCAAGCTTTGATTGAATAACTGAGGTGGATCTTCTTGCTCCAATTTCAATGCTTTGATTGAATAACTAAGGTGGGGTCGCCCTTGAAACATTGGCAGATGTAAGTGTTGCTCACATGCatagaatattttgttttaacttaGTAGTGGTTTTGGCAATTTATTTTCAGACAAGTCTTGAGAGTTGAAAGAGTAATCACACCCGAGTCAATGACCAATCCAAATCAGCTCCCTTACTAATGGTTCAGGAATGAGAAGTCCGACAAATATATTTGATGTAGAGACAGTACACTACAGAATTAAGCACCCAATAGCTAAACAAACAATCATGACAAACTAGGAACGACCGTCTCCCTGGTAACAAATTCACCTTCTGAAGTTGGAGAACTTGCGAAAACTAGCCACCACAAAATAGTAGCAAGTATCTATGCAGTCTTCAATGAAGTACAACCACCTGCGTCGCCAATATGGATTGATGTAGAGAACTATTGCAATCGTCATCACCACAACTGTGTAACATACACCAAAACTGATGTAGAAAAAGTCAATGTCTATGAAACCATCATCTCCTTGTTCATCATCAGGCACTAGCTGAGATGACACTGCTTCCTCACTACAATTGTTTCGCAATGGAGGTCCACACAAGAAAGGATTTCCTTCGTAACAACTTTCATCGAAGGTcccaaattgaaattttctctCAGGTGTCTTACCTGACAAGTTATTGTGTGCCACACTAAAAACTTCCAGCATGGTAATTTCAGTAAGTTGTGGAGGGATGACACCATTCAAGTTGTTGTAAGAAAGATCCAAACTCTCAATCTGCTTTAGGTTTGAGAATGTTGCAGGGACAGATCCAGTGAGATTGTTGTGTGATAAGTTTAATGATAGTAACTCAATTAAGTTTCCAAATTCTGGTGGGATTGCTTCTACGAAGTTGTTATTGGAGAGATCAATACCAGACATGTAGCCGAGAATCTTCCCCTTGTAacaataatacatatttttagttGTAAATTCTATCACTTCTGTAAAGTTAACCATAAAATCCTTTCCCAAGCTGTACATACTATTAACTAGTGGTGGACCCATTGTTTCATAATAAGCTCTTTCTATGGACCATGATTCAAAACCAACATTGAGATCCACAAACGCTTTCTGGGAACTTGCCATGAAAGTAAGATTGCCCAAACATGATGGTATTGTACCAGAGAGCTGGTTTTTTGAAACATCCAAAATGCTTAACTGTTCTAACAAGCATAACTGAACAGGGAGCTCACCATCAAAGTGATTAGCCCTTAGAAGAAGAACACTCAATGATGAAAGATTGCCAATCCAATTTGGAATGGAGCCGATGAAGCTGTTATCTCGAAGATCCATCGTAACCAGGGAAGAGCTGTTAGAAAATCCATATGTTAATGGACCACTCAATCTATTTTTGGATAGATGCACATAGATTAGAGATGGTGGACTAAAACAAGATGGTATATATCCAGACAAGTTGTTCTCAGAAAGGTCCAAATACTCAAGGTGGCCAAGCTTACAAAAGTCTCTATGGATCGGACccttaaaatgatttttggacAAATTAATTACTCTAAGGTCCGTAGAATTGACGAACCACCTTGGAAGCATGCCTGAAAATTGATTGTAACTCAAATCCAATACAATCCACTTTTTCCACCCATATAATGGAAAATCTGATATCTGACCCCAAAAGTTGTTACCACCCAAATTGTTGTTTGACAGGTTGAGAAACAATAATGTTGTTAGTTGTCCTAGTTTTACTGTGGACAATTGATTGTTGGATAAATCTAACATTTCCAAAGAGCTAATATTTCCTAAACAAGAAGGAATACAACCTGTGAATCCATTCTTAGCCATCATTAAGGTTTGTAGATTTGGAAAgatcaaacaaatatcttttgGAATTTGACCGCTCATGTTGTTGTTGGATATATCTAATTCGGTCATATTTGGATATAGGTGATCTTGCAACTGCAAAGTACCAACAAAGGAGTTCTCGCTCAAATATAATTGCTCCAATCGTGTATTGTTCTTAAGCAACCACGATGGAAACATTCCGGTGATGTTGTTGTGGGAGAGATGAAGGAATCTTAAGTGGTATTGGTAATAGAGGAAGTTAGGAATTTCTACATTGAGTGCTTCCGTTGTTTTTGACAAGCTAAGAAAGACTAGTTGGAACTTTGGAATCAAATCATGAAAGGCAGCAGGATCTGCTACTAGTTTGTTGTTCTCACTAGAGAAGAACTTGAGGCTTGAGTGGTTCAAAAAAGGCTTCATTGAAGTGGGAACTTCAAAGAGGTTATTTGATAGTGAGAGGAATTCAAGGGATATGAGGTTGGTAAGGGGACTAGAGGCAATATTTCCAGTAAAGTGGTTTTCAGAAACATCTAATAGTTGTAAAGATGACAAGTTTCCCATACAATCTGGGAGTGAACCTCCTAAATTATTTCCAGAGATATCTAACTGCTTCAGATTCTTCAATTCACACCAACCTGTATAATTTATCTCGAAACAGTCAAAAATAGTGTTGAAAGaatcttttattgatgatgtaATTATAGGCGGATGGAAGTTGTTAATTTACCTTGAGCGGGTAAGGCGCCATTGAGGTCAGATCCACCAACAGACAAGACTTGAAGAGCAGGCAATGCTCCAATGTTCTGGAGAAAGTTTATTGGGAGAGAAGTATGATCTAGATGCAATTCTTCAAGGGTGCTAGAATTGAAGAAAGTCCctgtgaaaaaagaagaagaagagatatgaagaaaataatggtGGTGCAGAATAGCCATGTgccattattattaattaagattttaagaaaCTAAACTATGACTGCAGGAAGTCCAGCTTCCTTAAACCTATGATGTGTAGAATTGAAAACAGGCAATCAAGTAAGTagtgaaattaaatgttatCTTGATCAAGTTTTTAAACAACAAATTGCCTGAAAAATCCAGAGATTTCAAAAGGTATTGTAAATAACAGAACTTTACCATTGACAGTCGTCGATCCTGTCAACTCATTAAATGATAGATTTAAAGACTTGAGAGAAGAAAATCCACGCAGATGTGATAAAATGTTGTCGTTGAATATATTATTAGAGCTCAGGTCCAGGTTCTCGAGTTTCCCCAAATGTGATGATATGATCTCAAAACCTGCAAGAGTAAGTCGTTAAAGTCgttatataaaatatcattctaATTTTGATCTTATTGGAAAtattaagaa
It encodes the following:
- the LOC18096661 gene encoding receptor-like protein 56 isoform X2 translates to MMMKRMGTWMLLALLTLVGEWHGRCYGCLEEERVGLLEIQYLIDPNHVSLRDWMDINSSCCEWDWIKCDNTTRRVIQLSLGGERDESLGDWVLNASLFQPFKELQSLDLGMTSLVGCLENEGFEVLSSKLRNLDLSANGFNNDKSILSCFNGNLSTLKSLDLSANGLTAGSGGSFYGFKVLSSRLKKLENLLLWGNQFNDSICPSLTGFSSLKSLDLSHNQLTGSGLKVLSSRLKKLENLHLWGNQYDESIFPSLTGFSSLKSLDLSYNMLTGSGFEIISSHLGKLENLDLSSNNIFNDNILSHLRGFSSLKSLNLSFNELTGSTTVNGTFFNSSTLEELHLDHTSLPINFLQNIGALPALQVLSVGGSDLNGALPAQGWCELKNLKQLDISGNNLGGSLPDCMGNLSSLQLLDVSENHFTGNIASSPLTNLISLEFLSLSNNLFEVPTSMKPFLNHSSLKFFSSENNKLVADPAAFHDLIPKFQLVFLSLSKTTEALNVEIPNFLYYQYHLRFLHLSHNNITGMFPSWLLKNNTRLEQLYLSENSFVGTLQLQDHLYPNMTELDISNNNMSGQIPKDICLIFPNLQTLMMAKNGFTGCIPSCLGNISSLEMLDLSNNQLSTVKLGQLTTLLFLNLSNNNLGGNNFWGQISDFPLYGWKKWIVLDLSYNQFSGMLPRWFVNSTDLRVINLSKNHFKGPIHRDFCKLGHLEYLDLSENNLSGYIPSCFSPPSLIYVHLSKNRLSGPLTYGFSNSSSLVTMDLRDNSFIGSIPNWIGNLSSLSVLLLRANHFDGELPVQLCLLEQLSILDVSKNQLSGTIPSCLGNLTFMASSQKAFVDLNVGFESWSIERAYYETMGPPLVNSMYSLGKDFMVNFTEVIEFTTKNMYYCYKGKILGYMSGIDLSNNNFVEAIPPEFGNLIELLSLNLSHNNLTGSVPATFSNLKQIESLDLSYNNLNGVIPPQLTEITMLEVFSVAHNNLSGKTPERKFQFGTFDESCYEGNPFLCGPPLRNNCSEEAVSSQLVPDDEQGDDGFIDIDFFYISFGVCYTVVVMTIAIVLYINPYWRRRWLYFIEDCIDTCYYFVVASFRKFSNFRR
- the LOC18096661 gene encoding receptor-like protein 56 isoform X5, which translates into the protein MMMKRMGAWMLLAILLTLVGEWYGRCYGCLEEERIGLLEIQSLINPHGVSWRDHWVDTNSNCCEWRGIECDNTTRRVIQVSLFGERDESLGDWVLNASLFQPFKELQSLDLGWNGLVGCLENEGFEVLSSKLSNLDLRVNQFTNDKSILSCFNGNLSTLKSLDLSHNGLTGGSGGFKVLSSRLKKLENLLLWGNQFNDSICPSLTGFSSLKSLDLSHNQLTGSGLKVLSSRLKKLENLHLWGNQYDESIFPSLTGFSSLKSLDLSYNMLTGSGFEIISSHLGKLENLDLSSNNIFNDNILSHLRGFSSLKSLNLSFNELTGSTTVNGTFFNSSTLEELHLDHTSLPINFLQNIGALPALQVLSVGGSDLNGALPAQGWCELKNLKQLDISGNNLGGSLPDCMGNLSSLQLLDVSENHFTGNIASSPLTNLISLEFLSLSNNLFEVPTSMKPFLNHSSLKFFSSENNKLVADPAAFHDLIPKFQLVFLSLSKTTEALNVEIPNFLYYQYHLRFLHLSHNNITGMFPSWLLKNNTRLEQLYLSENSFVGTLQLQDHLYPNMTELDISNNNMSGQIPKDICLIFPNLQTLMMAKNGFTGCIPSCLGNISSLEMLDLSNNQLSTVKLGQLTTLLFLNLSNNNLGGNNFWGQISDFPLYGWKKWIVLDLSYNQFSGMLPRWFVNSTDLRVINLSKNHFKGPIHRDFCKLGHLEYLDLSENNLSGYIPSCFSPPSLIYVHLSKNRLSGPLTYGFSNSSSLVTMDLRDNSFIGSIPNWIGNLSSLSVLLLRANHFDGELPVQLCLLEQLSILDVSKNQLSGTIPSCLGNLTFMASSQKAFVDLNVGFESWSIERAYYETMGPPLVNSMYSLGKDFMVNFTEVIEFTTKNMYYCYKGKILGYMSGIDLSNNNFVEAIPPEFGNLIELLSLNLSHNNLTGSVPATFSNLKQIESLDLSYNNLNGVIPPQLTEITMLEVFSVAHNNLSGKTPERKFQFGTFDESCYEGNPFLCGPPLRNNCSEEAVSSQLVPDDEQGDDGFIDIDFFYISFGVCYTVVVMTIAIVLYINPYWRRRWLYFIEDCIDTCYYFVVASFRKFSNFRR
- the LOC18096661 gene encoding receptor-like protein 56 isoform X4 — protein: MMLKIMGAWMLLALLTLVGEWHGRCYGCLQEERIGLLEIQSLIDPDGFSLRDWVDSSNCCEWPGIKCDNTTRRVIQLSLRGARDFRLGDWVLNASLFQPFKELQSLDLGDTGLVGCMENEGFEVLSSKLRKLDLSANGFNNDKSILSCFNGNLSTLKSLDLSANGLTAGSGGSFYGFKVLSSRLKKLENLLLWGNQFNDSICPSLTGFSSLKSLDLSHNQLTGSGLKVLSSRLKKLENLHLWGNQYDESIFPSLTGFSSLKSLDLSYNMLTGSGFEIISSHLGKLENLDLSSNNIFNDNILSHLRGFSSLKSLNLSFNELTGSTTVNGTFFNSSTLEELHLDHTSLPINFLQNIGALPALQVLSVGGSDLNGALPAQGWCELKNLKQLDISGNNLGGSLPDCMGNLSSLQLLDVSENHFTGNIASSPLTNLISLEFLSLSNNLFEVPTSMKPFLNHSSLKFFSSENNKLVADPAAFHDLIPKFQLVFLSLSKTTEALNVEIPNFLYYQYHLRFLHLSHNNITGMFPSWLLKNNTRLEQLYLSENSFVGTLQLQDHLYPNMTELDISNNNMSGQIPKDICLIFPNLQTLMMAKNGFTGCIPSCLGNISSLEMLDLSNNQLSTVKLGQLTTLLFLNLSNNNLGGNNFWGQISDFPLYGWKKWIVLDLSYNQFSGMLPRWFVNSTDLRVINLSKNHFKGPIHRDFCKLGHLEYLDLSENNLSGYIPSCFSPPSLIYVHLSKNRLSGPLTYGFSNSSSLVTMDLRDNSFIGSIPNWIGNLSSLSVLLLRANHFDGELPVQLCLLEQLSILDVSKNQLSGTIPSCLGNLTFMASSQKAFVDLNVGFESWSIERAYYETMGPPLVNSMYSLGKDFMVNFTEVIEFTTKNMYYCYKGKILGYMSGIDLSNNNFVEAIPPEFGNLIELLSLNLSHNNLTGSVPATFSNLKQIESLDLSYNNLNGVIPPQLTEITMLEVFSVAHNNLSGKTPERKFQFGTFDESCYEGNPFLCGPPLRNNCSEEAVSSQLVPDDEQGDDGFIDIDFFYISFGVCYTVVVMTIAIVLYINPYWRRRWLYFIEDCIDTCYYFVVASFRKFSNFRR
- the LOC18096661 gene encoding receptor-like protein 56 isoform X3, whose product is MMLKIMGAWMLLALLTLVGEWHGRCYGCLQEERIGLLEIQSLIDPDGFSLRDWVDSSNCCEWPGIKCDNTTRRVIQLSLRGARDFRLGDWVLNASLFQPFKELQSLDLGDTGLVGCMENEGFEVLSSKLRNLDLSANGFNNDKSILSCFNGNLSTLKSLDLSANGLTAGSGGSFYGFKVLSSRLKKLENLLLWGNQFNDSICPSLTGFSSLKSLDLSHNQLTGSGLKVLSSRLKKLENLHLWGNQYDESIFPSLTGFSSLKSLDLSYNMLTGSGFEIISSHLGKLENLDLSSNNIFNDNILSHLRGFSSLKSLNLSFNELTGSTTVNGTFFNSSTLEELHLDHTSLPINFLQNIGALPALQVLSVGGSDLNGALPAQGWCELKNLKQLDISGNNLGGSLPDCMGNLSSLQLLDVSENHFTGNIASSPLTNLISLEFLSLSNNLFEVPTSMKPFLNHSSLKFFSSENNKLVADPAAFHDLIPKFQLVFLSLSKTTEALNVEIPNFLYYQYHLRFLHLSHNNITGMFPSWLLKNNTRLEQLYLSENSFVGTLQLQDHLYPNMTELDISNNNMSGQIPKDICLIFPNLQTLMMAKNGFTGCIPSCLGNISSLEMLDLSNNQLSTVKLGQLTTLLFLNLSNNNLGGNNFWGQISDFPLYGWKKWIVLDLSYNQFSGMLPRWFVNSTDLRVINLSKNHFKGPIHRDFCKLGHLEYLDLSENNLSGYIPSCFSPPSLIYVHLSKNRLSGPLTYGFSNSSSLVTMDLRDNSFIGSIPNWIGNLSSLSVLLLRANHFDGELPVQLCLLEQLSILDVSKNQLSGTIPSCLGNLTFMASSQKAFVDLNVGFESWSIERAYYETMGPPLVNSMYSLGKDFMVNFTEVIEFTTKNMYYCYKGKILGYMSGIDLSNNNFVEAIPPEFGNLIELLSLNLSHNNLTGSVPATFSNLKQIESLDLSYNNLNGVIPPQLTEITMLEVFSVAHNNLSGKTPERKFQFGTFDESCYEGNPFLCGPPLRNNCSEEAVSSQLVPDDEQGDDGFIDIDFFYISFGVCYTVVVMTIAIVLYINPYWRRRWLYFIEDCIDTCYYFVVASFRKFSNFRR
- the LOC18096661 gene encoding receptor like protein 21 isoform X6, which translates into the protein MMMKRMGAWMLLAILLTLVGEWYGRCYGCLEEERIGLLEIQSLINPHGVSWRDHWVDTNSNCCEWRGIECDNTTRRVIQVSLFGERDESLGDWVLNASLFQPFKELQSLDLGWNGLVGCLENEGFEVLSSKLSNLDLRVNQFTNDKSILSCFNGNLSTLKSLDLSHNGLTAGSGGSFYGLKVLSSRLKKLENLHLWGNQYDESIFPSLTGFSSLKSLDLSYNMLTGSGFEIISSHLGKLENLDLSSNNIFNDNILSHLRGFSSLKSLNLSFNELTGSTTVNGTFFNSSTLEELHLDHTSLPINFLQNIGALPALQVLSVGGSDLNGALPAQGWCELKNLKQLDISGNNLGGSLPDCMGNLSSLQLLDVSENHFTGNIASSPLTNLISLEFLSLSNNLFEVPTSMKPFLNHSSLKFFSSENNKLVADPAAFHDLIPKFQLVFLSLSKTTEALNVEIPNFLYYQYHLRFLHLSHNNITGMFPSWLLKNNTRLEQLYLSENSFVGTLQLQDHLYPNMTELDISNNNMSGQIPKDICLIFPNLQTLMMAKNGFTGCIPSCLGNISSLEMLDLSNNQLSTVKLGQLTTLLFLNLSNNNLGGNNFWGQISDFPLYGWKKWIVLDLSYNQFSGMLPRWFVNSTDLRVINLSKNHFKGPIHRDFCKLGHLEYLDLSENNLSGYIPSCFSPPSLIYVHLSKNRLSGPLTYGFSNSSSLVTMDLRDNSFIGSIPNWIGNLSSLSVLLLRANHFDGELPVQLCLLEQLSILDVSKNQLSGTIPSCLGNLTFMASSQKAFVDLNVGFESWSIERAYYETMGPPLVNSMYSLGKDFMVNFTEVIEFTTKNMYYCYKGKILGYMSGIDLSNNNFVEAIPPEFGNLIELLSLNLSHNNLTGSVPATFSNLKQIESLDLSYNNLNGVIPPQLTEITMLEVFSVAHNNLSGKTPERKFQFGTFDESCYEGNPFLCGPPLRNNCSEEAVSSQLVPDDEQGDDGFIDIDFFYISFGVCYTVVVMTIAIVLYINPYWRRRWLYFIEDCIDTCYYFVVASFRKFSNFRR